The Candidatus Methanoperedens sp. genome segment GTGACTTTCATGCCCATGGCGCGCAGTTTTTGATGGAGCGTGTCGAGGAGTTGCTTTGCATCGGAGCTTATTTTGACGCTGGAGGTGGATGACATAATTCTACATTCTACTTTCTACTTGATAAAGGTTATGATATTAGTTCACTATCGTTAGCCATATACTCGGTGTCGTATTTACCAAATAACTCCATGTCTATTTTCTCTATCATACTTGCTATATCTCTCATAACTGTTTCAACTTTTGTTTTGGTGTAAATATCTGACACTCGATTTTTACCCCCATTGGTCTCCGATCTGAATTTTTGATTGTTTACTATAGTATCCGAAGGACTATGTACTAAAATATGTCGAGCTTCAAAAAGCTTATCGATTTCATTCCAATCTGTCGATAAATTAACAATATCAATATCGAATAGCAATTTTAACAGATTTTTGGTTTTCTGTAACTCTTGGAAGCTGATTTTTTTATTTTCGATTATATATGTACCAAAATGCAAATCTTCGAATTTATTTTTATTAAGGGTTATAATTTGCTGAAAATCAGAGAATAATCTAAAATCATTAAGGAACTTTTTAAACTTTTCTTTTTGATCTAAACCCCGTTTTATAAATTCGTCGTCATCAAATATTTTTTTAAGTATGCTTGAAAAGTATGATTCCCAGTTAGAAACAATTGCAATTGTTGCTTGTTCAAGTAAGACTAGTTTTCCAAACACTTTCATGTCTCCAGTTTTTATTCCAATATTTTCATATATTGTTCTTCCCAAATCTTCAAATAACCGTCTTTCATTAATATCAAAATCAACTCTTTGTACTAAATCGCTTAAAATCAATAGCATAGCAATTTTTTTAGCTTTTTCGTTATAAGCATATTTTTCGTCCGTGTGCACAAATACATTTGCGGGTGCGTTAGGATTGACACGAATAGACTTACGTTCATCATCGCTCAAGAGATATCCATAGACTTCTACCATTTAATCACTCCACCATCGCCCTCGCATCCACAGCAATTGCGCCGCTCTCGTTCACAATCAGCGGGTTAACATCAAGCTCGATGATATTCTCCTTTTCAGCCAAATCCGAGACAGAAACCAGCACACCGGCGATAGCCTCTATATCCACAGGCTTCTTCCCCCGGATTCCTTTAAGTATCGGGTAGCCCTTAATCTCTGAAATCATTTCAAGCGCATCGCTTTTATCGATAGGCGTGACCCTGAATGAAACATCCTTATAGACCTCCACAAAAATCCCCCCGAGCCCGAACATTATAGCATGACCGAACTGCGCATCCTTCTTGAGACCGACAATTACCTCCTGTCCGGGCGACGCCATCTGCTGCACGAGGATGCCTTCGATATGCGCTCCAGGAGCAGCTTTCTTAATCCGCGACATTATCTCGTTGTAAGTTGTTGGCACGTCCTCCCTCCTCACATTCAACGCAACGCCGCCCACATCGCTCTTATGCGGGATGTCGGGCGAAGAAATTTTCATGGCAACAGGAGTTCCTATGTGTAATGCGATTGCAAGGGCTTCATCAGTGCTTGTGGCAATGCTCTCTTTCATCACAGGAATCCCATATTTTGCCAGAAGATTTTTTGTCTCATGCTCGGTGAGTATCTTACTCATGCGCTCCTCCTCTGGTTTTTACTGTTTCAAGAAATTCCCTGTGCCTGATAAGCGCAGCCAGTGCTTTCACAGCCCGTTCCGGCACTGAGTAGTTGGGCAGGCAGCCGCTTTTTAGTAG includes the following:
- a CDS encoding acetate--CoA ligase family protein; protein product: MSKILTEHETKNLLAKYGIPVMKESIATSTDEALAIALHIGTPVAMKISSPDIPHKSDVGGVALNVRREDVPTTYNEIMSRIKKAAPGAHIEGILVQQMASPGQEVIVGLKKDAQFGHAIMFGLGGIFVEVYKDVSFRVTPIDKSDALEMISEIKGYPILKGIRGKKPVDIEAIAGVLVSVSDLAEKENIIELDVNPLIVNESGAIAVDARAMVE